Proteins encoded by one window of Engraulis encrasicolus isolate BLACKSEA-1 chromosome 23, IST_EnEncr_1.0, whole genome shotgun sequence:
- the LOC134440585 gene encoding cytochrome P450 4V2, whose translation MAVLLGLYALGIISLAISVILLACSTYQPLRQYVHKWREMQPIPGMAGAYPIIGNALQFKTNAGDFFNQMIEGTNEFRHLPLAKLWLGPVPFVVLYHAENIEVVLSSSRHLDKSYSYTFLHPWLGTGLLTSTGDKWRSRRKMLTPTFHFSILTDFLEVMNEQAEVLVGKLQKHAGGHPFNCFNFITLCALDIICETAMGKKIYAQSNSDSEYVKSVYKMTDIISRRQRAPWFWSDWTYNLLGEGKEQFHRLQILHNFTENVITERAEQMTSAGSDSESDQGGSSRRRRAFLDMLLKSRDEDGNYLNHKDIQEEVDTFMFEGHDTTAASMNWALHLIGSHPEVQRRVHEELDEVFGVSDGPVTVEHLKKLRYLECVIKETLRIFPSVPLFARSLCEDCHINGFKVPKGVNAVIIPYALHRDPRYFPEPEEFRPERFLPENSEGRHPYAFIPFSAGPRNCIGQRFAMMEEKVILAWVLRHFEVRACQDREQLRPMGELILRPERGIWIRLSRRSPQSQASRTAQATQE comes from the exons ATGGCAGTGTTGCTAGGCTTATACGCCTTGGGCATTATATCCCTGGCTATTTCTGTCATACTCTTGGCATGTAGCACATATCAGCCACTTAGGCAATATGTTCATAAATGGAGGGAGATGCAGCCCATCCCAGGCATGGCAGGAGCTTATCCCATCATTGGCAATGCTCTGCAGTTTAAAACAAATGCCGgag ATTTCTTCAACCAGATGATCGAGGGCACAAATGAGTTCAGACACCTTCCACTGGCCAAACTATGGCTTGGACCTGTTCCATTTGTCGTCCTGTACCACGCTGAAAACATTGAG GTGGTCCTCAGCTCCTCCAGGCACCTGGATAAATCATACTCCTACACCTTCCTACACCCTTGGCTTGGCACAGGTCTCCTCACCAG CACAGGTGACAAGTGGCGTAGTCGGCGCAAGATGTTGACCCCGACGTTCCACTTCTCCATCCTGACCGACTTTCTGGAGGTGATGAATGAGCAGGCGGAGGTGCTGGTGGGGAAACTGCAGAAGCATGCGGGGGGCCATCCCTTCAACTGCTTCAATTTTATCACCCTCTGTGCTCTTGATATTATATGCG AGACTGCGATGGGAAAGAAGATCTATGCTCAAAGTAACTCTGACTCTGAATATGTCAAAAGTGTTTATAA GATGACTGACATTATCTCCAGGAGACAGAGGGCACCATGGTTCTGGTCCGACTGGACCTATAACTTACTAGGAGAGGGGAAAGAGCAGTTCCACAGGCTACAGATCCTGCACAACTTCACTGAAAAT GTGATTACTGAGAGAGCCGAGCAGATGACGAGCGCAGGGTCGGACAGCGAGTCAGATCAGGGCGGCAGCAGCCGGAGAAGAAGAGCTTTCCTGGACATGCTGCTCAAGAGCAGGGATGAAGACGGCAATTACCTCAACCACAAAGACATCCAGGAGGAGGTGGACACCTTCATGTTTGAG GGTCACGACACCACTGCAGCGTCCATGAACTGGGCACTGCATCTGATTGGCTCCCATCCTGAAGTTCAGAGAAGAGTGCACGAGGAGCTTGATGAAGTCTTTG GAGTTTCAGACGGTCCCGTGACTGTAGAGCACCTGAAGAAGCTGCGCTACCTGGAGTGTGTCATCAAGGAGACCCTGCGCATCTTCCCCTCCGTGCCCCTGTTCGCACGCAGCCTCTGCGAGGACTGTCACATCA ATGGATTCAAAGTACCAAAAGGGGTGAACGCCGTCATTATTCCCTATGCTTTGCATCGAGACCCTCGATACTTTCCAGAACCAGAAGAGTTCCGTCCGGAACGGTTCCTGCCCGAGAACAGCGAAGGCAGACACCCGTACGCATTCATCCCCTTCTCGGCTGGCCCCAGGAACTGCATTG GCCAGCGCTTTGCCATGATGGAGGAGAAAGTGATTCTTGCCTGGGTGTTGCGTCACTTCGAGGTGCGGGCGTGCCAGGATCGGGAGCAGCTCCGGCCCATGGGGGAGCTTATCCTCCGACCGGAAAGGGGCATCTGGATCCGGCTCAGCAGGAGGAGCCCTCAGAGTCAGGCCAGCCGCACCGCACAAGCCACACAGGAGTGA